Proteins encoded within one genomic window of Episyrphus balteatus chromosome 1, idEpiBalt1.1, whole genome shotgun sequence:
- the LOC129907898 gene encoding proteasome subunit beta type-1-like, translating to MLSILMYNKRFIPYYVSNVLAGLDSEGKGVVYSYDPIGHCERAKYRAGGSSGPLLQPVLDNQIGYKNMLLDEKPALTKERATAVAIDTFISAAERDIYTGDAFYINIINKDGVEAKEIPLRKD from the coding sequence ATGTTGTCCATTCTAATGTACAACAAGCGTTTCATTCCATATTACGTGTCAAATGTTTTGGCTGGTTTAGATAGTGAAGGCAAGGGTGTTGTTTATAGCTACGATCCAATTGGTCATTGTGAGCGTGCCAAGTATCGTGCTGGAGGGTCATCAGGACCTCTATTGCAGCCAGTATTGGATAACCAAATTGGTTACAAGAATATGCTGTTGGATGAGAAGCCAGCTTTGACTAAAGAACGCGCTACTGCCGTTGCTATTGATACTTTCATTTCTGCAGCTGAGAGGGATATCTACACTGGCGatgctttttatattaatatcaTTAATAAAGATGGAGTTGAGGCAAAGGAGATTCCTTTGAGGAAGGATTAA